The Tenacibaculum jejuense genome includes a window with the following:
- a CDS encoding dipeptidase, protein MDTIKQYIEKNKNRFITELIDLLKIPSISADPAFSQDVLNTADSIMKALKEAGCDKVELCETPGYPIIYGEKIIDPNLPTVLVYGHYDVQPADPLDLWDAPPFEPVIKKTELHPDGAIFARGACDDKGQMYMHVKALEYMTSEGNLPCNVKFMIEGEEEVGSESLAWFVPKNVEKLANDVILISDTGMIANDIPSITTGLRGLSYVEVEVTGPNRDLHSGLYGGAVANPINILSKMIASLHDENNHITIPGFYDKVENLSQEERNEMAKAPFSLESYKNALDIDDVYGEEGYTTNERNSIRPTLDVNGIWGGYTGEGAKTVIASKAYAKISMRLVPNQDWEEITTLFKSHFESIAPDSVKVKVTPHHGGQGYVTPIDSIGYQAASKAYQETFGVTPIPQRSGGSIPIVALFEKELKSKTILMGFGLNSDAIHSPNEHFGIWNYLKGIETIPYFYKYFSELHK, encoded by the coding sequence ATGGACACCATTAAACAATATATTGAAAAAAATAAAAACCGTTTTATAACGGAACTTATTGACCTTTTAAAAATTCCATCTATAAGTGCTGACCCAGCTTTTTCTCAAGATGTATTAAATACAGCTGATTCAATTATGAAAGCTCTCAAAGAAGCTGGATGTGATAAAGTTGAACTCTGTGAAACTCCAGGTTATCCTATCATTTATGGTGAAAAAATAATCGATCCAAACCTTCCTACAGTATTAGTTTATGGTCATTACGATGTACAACCCGCTGATCCACTAGACTTATGGGATGCTCCTCCTTTCGAACCAGTTATTAAAAAAACAGAACTTCATCCTGATGGAGCTATTTTTGCAAGAGGAGCTTGTGATGATAAAGGACAAATGTATATGCATGTGAAAGCTTTAGAATATATGACTTCTGAAGGCAATTTACCATGTAATGTTAAATTCATGATTGAGGGTGAAGAAGAAGTAGGCTCTGAAAGCTTAGCTTGGTTTGTACCTAAAAATGTAGAAAAATTAGCCAATGATGTTATCTTAATTTCAGATACTGGAATGATCGCTAATGATATTCCTTCTATTACAACAGGCTTGAGAGGACTAAGTTATGTTGAAGTTGAGGTAACTGGACCAAATCGAGATTTACACTCTGGTCTGTATGGAGGAGCAGTTGCTAATCCTATCAATATTTTATCGAAAATGATAGCGTCTTTACACGATGAAAATAACCACATTACTATACCTGGATTTTACGATAAGGTAGAAAACCTATCTCAGGAAGAAAGAAATGAAATGGCTAAAGCTCCTTTTTCTTTAGAATCTTATAAAAATGCCTTAGATATCGATGATGTTTATGGTGAAGAAGGATATACCACCAATGAAAGGAACTCTATAAGACCAACTTTAGACGTTAATGGAATTTGGGGTGGTTACACCGGTGAGGGAGCGAAAACTGTTATCGCCTCTAAAGCTTACGCGAAAATATCAATGCGCTTAGTTCCAAATCAAGATTGGGAAGAAATAACTACTTTGTTCAAATCCCATTTTGAAAGTATAGCCCCAGATAGCGTAAAAGTAAAAGTAACTCCACATCACGGAGGACAAGGTTATGTTACTCCTATAGACAGTATTGGTTATCAAGCGGCTAGTAAAGCTTATCAAGAAACATTCGGAGTAACTCCAATACCACAACGAAGTGGAGGAAGCATTCCTATCGTAGCTTTATTTGAAAAAGAATTAAAAAGTAAAACAATTTTAATGGGATTTGGTTTGAATTCTGATGCAATTCACTCTCCTAATGAACACTTTGGAATATGGAATTATCTAAAAGGTATAGAAACCATACCTTATTTTTACAAATATTTCAGCGAATTACATAAATAG
- a CDS encoding hybrid sensor histidine kinase/response regulator transcription factor: protein MGRVRNLLFFLLLVSVFCCCNKSKDQEKYIIGFSQFSSSENWKEAVIQSMYIEAGFHKNISLNVVDSKSDVDRQISDIENFIDQKVDVIIVSPIAPKPLKSIIKKAIKNKIPVIVLDREISVYDSFIGVNNYEVGVNAAKYLKSLKRSLKVVEIKGWAGTTPTKHISLGFRKNIQINDSLDLVGSVQDSYDGSGIAEKLKDLITRTKEIDYVFAHSDDLALQAYQVFQSTKKHKGIKFVGVGGLNSKNEGLDLVKREIFEATVLCPTGGKEAIQTAISLINGEEVNSEILLPSVIVDKTNVDLLSRQLALINDHESDIKKQQERIDNQVQLYNSQRDFLVATLVFLGIIITLLIITLRAKRKLIQQKRLLVKLIDQIDSQKKEIEKIAEDLRVTNETTNNFFMGVSHDFKTPISLILSSTESLIGSETDQKTQEFNLIYNNSRRLLRMINQLLDFRRVESRSFKLKASKTNIETFVNAIFSDFNSEARKKEIQFSLKSKIKEPQVFIDRDLFDNILFNLLSNAFKFTPIGGEINVAIEESPNKVFIAIKDTGIGVPSSEKEKIFNQFYQGTNNQKTSSGIGLFLTKEYIKLHSGEIRVISEKGEGAEFIISIPKGKSHLKTEEIISEDIKESKHSKQQLIDNTIALKRTKGEKERLLIIEDNNDLRVFLKEKLSDFYEVYDSDGIKVKEKILETIPDVIISDVNLPEISGFEICEMVKTDERTSHIPVLILTALKTDEAHLKGLKSGVDMFLTKPFNLSVLFQSLETLLYNRKKLQKYFKETSINLKKEKEKENKKKIKDKESDFLNKIDSLIDEKMDDSSFTVELLAEELNISRVQLYRKIKALLGITISDYIQNIRLEKGKEMLLSGQDLSIADIAYSVGFSSPNYFSTAFKAKYGETPKKYKKSKES from the coding sequence TTGGGGAGAGTAAGAAATTTACTATTTTTTTTATTATTAGTGTCGGTCTTTTGTTGTTGTAACAAATCAAAAGATCAGGAAAAGTATATCATTGGTTTTTCTCAGTTTTCTTCTAGTGAAAATTGGAAAGAAGCCGTAATACAGTCAATGTACATAGAAGCTGGTTTTCATAAGAATATCAGTTTGAATGTAGTAGATTCAAAATCTGATGTAGATCGTCAAATCTCAGATATAGAGAACTTCATAGATCAAAAGGTCGATGTAATTATAGTTTCCCCTATTGCACCAAAGCCTTTAAAATCAATCATAAAAAAAGCCATAAAGAATAAAATACCTGTTATTGTCTTAGACAGAGAAATTAGTGTTTACGATTCTTTTATAGGTGTTAATAATTATGAAGTTGGTGTAAATGCAGCTAAATATTTAAAATCATTAAAAAGAAGTTTAAAAGTTGTAGAAATAAAAGGTTGGGCTGGTACTACCCCTACAAAACATATAAGCTTAGGATTTCGAAAAAATATTCAAATTAATGATAGTTTAGATTTAGTAGGTTCTGTTCAAGATAGTTATGACGGGTCTGGAATTGCTGAGAAATTAAAAGACTTAATAACCAGAACTAAAGAAATAGATTATGTTTTCGCACATTCTGATGATTTAGCATTACAAGCTTATCAAGTATTTCAGTCTACCAAAAAACACAAAGGAATAAAGTTTGTTGGAGTTGGAGGTTTAAACTCAAAAAATGAAGGACTAGATCTGGTAAAACGAGAAATATTTGAGGCTACTGTACTTTGTCCAACTGGAGGTAAAGAAGCCATTCAAACTGCAATCAGTCTCATTAATGGAGAAGAGGTGAACTCTGAAATATTGTTACCTTCTGTAATTGTTGATAAAACTAACGTTGACTTGTTAAGTAGACAATTAGCTCTAATTAATGATCATGAGTCAGATATTAAAAAACAGCAAGAACGAATTGATAATCAGGTTCAATTATATAATTCGCAACGTGATTTTTTAGTTGCAACATTAGTTTTTTTAGGAATTATAATAACGCTGTTAATTATTACATTAAGAGCCAAGAGAAAATTAATTCAACAGAAAAGGTTATTAGTAAAACTCATAGATCAAATTGATAGTCAGAAAAAAGAAATTGAAAAAATTGCTGAAGATTTGAGAGTGACTAATGAAACAACTAATAATTTTTTTATGGGAGTTTCGCATGATTTTAAAACTCCAATTTCCTTAATATTATCTTCAACAGAATCGCTAATTGGTTCTGAAACAGATCAAAAAACTCAAGAATTTAATTTGATTTATAATAATTCTCGAAGACTTTTGAGAATGATAAATCAACTGTTAGATTTTAGAAGAGTAGAAAGCAGAAGCTTTAAGTTAAAAGCATCAAAAACAAATATTGAAACATTTGTTAATGCGATTTTTTCAGACTTTAACAGTGAAGCGAGAAAAAAAGAAATTCAGTTCTCATTAAAGTCAAAAATTAAAGAACCACAAGTTTTCATCGATAGAGATTTGTTTGATAACATATTATTTAACTTATTGTCAAATGCATTTAAATTTACACCAATAGGTGGGGAAATTAATGTAGCTATTGAAGAAAGTCCTAATAAAGTCTTTATCGCAATAAAAGATACAGGAATAGGTGTTCCAAGTTCTGAAAAAGAAAAAATATTCAATCAATTTTACCAAGGAACAAATAATCAGAAAACTAGTTCAGGAATAGGACTTTTCTTGACTAAAGAATATATAAAACTTCATAGTGGAGAAATTCGAGTAATTTCAGAAAAAGGCGAAGGAGCAGAATTTATAATTTCTATACCAAAAGGTAAGTCGCATTTAAAAACAGAAGAGATTATCAGTGAAGATATAAAAGAATCTAAACATTCAAAACAACAACTAATTGATAATACTATAGCTTTAAAGAGAACTAAAGGAGAAAAGGAGAGATTATTAATTATAGAAGATAACAATGATTTGAGAGTTTTCTTAAAAGAAAAGTTATCAGATTTTTATGAGGTGTACGACTCAGACGGAATAAAAGTTAAAGAAAAGATATTAGAAACCATTCCAGATGTTATTATTAGTGATGTAAACTTACCAGAAATTAGTGGGTTTGAAATTTGTGAAATGGTTAAAACAGATGAAAGAACATCACATATTCCCGTTTTAATTTTAACTGCTCTAAAAACAGATGAAGCACACTTAAAAGGATTGAAATCTGGAGTAGATATGTTTTTAACAAAACCATTTAATCTGTCTGTTTTATTTCAGTCATTAGAAACCTTATTGTACAATAGGAAAAAGCTTCAAAAATATTTTAAAGAGACATCAATAAATCTTAAAAAAGAAAAAGAGAAAGAGAATAAAAAGAAAATAAAAGATAAAGAGTCTGACTTTTTAAATAAGATTGATAGTCTTATAGATGAAAAAATGGATGATTCATCCTTTACTGTAGAGCTTTTAGCAGAAGAGTTGAATATATCTAGAGTACAATTGTATAGAAAGATTAAAGCTTTACTTGGAATTACTATAAGTGATTACATTCAGAATATTCGATTAGAAAAAGGAAAGGAAATGCTACTTTCCGGACAAGATTTAAGTATTGCAGATATTGCTTATTCTGTAGGGTTTTCTTCACCTAATTATTTTTCTACAGCTTTTAAGGCTAAATACGGAGAAACTCCGAAAAAGTATAAAAAAAGTAAAGAGAGTTAG
- a CDS encoding YifB family Mg chelatase-like AAA ATPase: MLVKVFGSALFGVDATTVTVEVNIDKGIGYHLVGLPDNAIKESNYRIAAALQNIGYRIPGKKITINMAPADLRKEGSAYDLTLALGILAASQQIKASEINNYLIMGELSLDGSLQPIKGALPIAIKAKEEGFKGFILPEQNAREAAVVNGLNVYGVKNIKEVIGFFDRGNQLTQTIIDIEKEYSNQLENPEFDFADVKGQESIKRCMEIAAAGGHNIILIGPPGSGKTMLSKRLSSILPPMTLDEALETTKIHSVVGKVANSGLMLERPFRNPHHTISDVALVGGGSYPQPGEISLSHNGVLFLDELPEFKRSVLEVMRQPLEDREVTISRARFTVTYPSSFMLVASMNPSPGGYFNDPDNALNSSPLEMQRYLSKISGPLLDRIDLHIEVNPVPFEKLSDTKKSESSVVIRKRVTKAREIQTERFRMLNNVHYNAQMNTKQIREFCKLNEPSKALLKNAMEQLNLSARAYDRILKVARTIADLDNATDVVENHIAEAIQYRSLDREGWLG, encoded by the coding sequence ATGCTAGTTAAAGTTTTTGGATCGGCACTGTTTGGTGTTGATGCTACTACCGTTACCGTTGAAGTTAATATAGATAAAGGAATTGGATACCATTTAGTTGGATTGCCCGATAATGCTATTAAAGAAAGTAATTACAGGATAGCAGCTGCACTACAAAATATTGGATATCGAATACCAGGAAAGAAAATTACAATCAACATGGCTCCCGCCGACCTTAGAAAAGAAGGATCAGCTTATGATTTAACTTTAGCTTTAGGGATTCTAGCAGCTTCACAGCAAATTAAAGCAAGTGAAATAAACAATTATTTGATTATGGGCGAACTATCTTTAGATGGAAGTTTGCAACCAATCAAAGGAGCTTTACCAATTGCTATAAAAGCAAAAGAAGAAGGTTTCAAAGGTTTTATTTTGCCTGAACAAAATGCACGAGAAGCCGCTGTTGTCAATGGATTAAATGTTTATGGAGTAAAAAACATTAAAGAAGTTATAGGTTTTTTTGATCGAGGGAATCAACTTACACAAACTATAATCGATATAGAAAAAGAGTATAGTAATCAATTAGAAAACCCTGAGTTTGATTTTGCAGATGTAAAAGGACAAGAGAGTATCAAACGTTGTATGGAAATAGCAGCTGCTGGCGGACATAATATTATTTTGATCGGCCCACCAGGATCAGGTAAAACAATGTTGAGTAAACGACTTTCTTCAATTCTTCCTCCAATGACTTTAGATGAAGCTTTAGAAACTACTAAAATTCATTCTGTAGTCGGTAAAGTGGCTAATTCTGGTTTAATGTTAGAGCGTCCTTTTAGAAATCCTCATCATACCATTTCAGATGTTGCATTAGTTGGTGGAGGTTCTTATCCGCAACCAGGGGAAATTTCTTTATCTCATAATGGTGTACTTTTTTTAGATGAATTACCAGAGTTTAAAAGAAGTGTTTTAGAAGTAATGCGACAGCCACTTGAAGATCGAGAAGTAACAATTTCAAGAGCTAGATTTACAGTAACTTATCCGTCGTCCTTTATGTTAGTTGCAAGTATGAATCCAAGTCCAGGAGGATATTTCAATGATCCAGATAATGCTTTAAATTCTTCTCCATTAGAAATGCAACGGTATTTAAGTAAAATATCTGGACCTTTATTAGATCGTATCGATTTACATATTGAAGTAAATCCTGTGCCTTTTGAAAAACTTTCTGATACTAAAAAATCAGAATCTTCTGTAGTTATAAGAAAAAGAGTAACTAAAGCCAGAGAGATTCAAACCGAAAGATTTCGAATGTTAAATAATGTACACTATAATGCACAAATGAATACAAAACAAATTCGAGAGTTTTGCAAGCTAAATGAACCTTCTAAAGCATTATTAAAAAATGCAATGGAACAATTAAATTTATCTGCCAGAGCTTATGACCGAATTTTAAAAGTAGCTCGAACAATTGCTGATTTAGATAATGCTACAGATGTAGTTGAAAATCATATCGCTGAAGCTATTCAATATAGAAGTCTAGATAGAGAAGGATGGTTAGGTTAA
- the pabB gene encoding aminodeoxychorismate synthase component I: MFLRAEHTFFLENVKDFKKRLLQWGQTHETVVFLDSNNYEQQYSSFDCVLAVDEFTSIKTDYFNAFEKLKEYQSYSKDYLFGYLSYDVKNDAERLSSNNYDGLDFPDVYFFQPQKMISIKGNEAKFLYLNAFDDEIEDDFESILGANLSAKSNQSNDEKSSVKIKLRIHKDEYFSKLDQVLKHIHRGDIYEANFCQEFYAENVDIDPYSIYRNLNAISEPPFATFFKHEELFLLSASPERYLRKEGSKIISQPIKGTAKRMVNAIEDDKIAFDLARDEKERSENIMIVDLVRNDLSRLAKKGSVKVEELCKVYPFKQVHQLISTVVSEINEDVHPVDVIRETFPMGSMTGAPKISAMEIIEKLEETKRGLYSGAFGYFTPEGDFDFNVVIRSILYNSDKKYVSYSVGGAITAKSVPEKEYEECLLKAKAMKQVLTQNTNSN; encoded by the coding sequence ATGTTTTTAAGAGCTGAACATACTTTTTTTCTCGAAAATGTTAAAGATTTCAAGAAAAGATTATTGCAATGGGGACAAACGCACGAAACAGTCGTTTTTTTAGATAGTAATAATTATGAACAACAATACTCAAGTTTTGATTGTGTATTGGCTGTAGACGAATTTACATCTATTAAAACCGATTATTTTAATGCTTTTGAGAAATTAAAAGAATACCAGTCTTACAGTAAAGATTATTTGTTTGGTTATTTGTCGTATGATGTTAAGAATGATGCAGAACGATTGTCTTCAAATAATTATGATGGTTTGGATTTTCCAGATGTATATTTCTTTCAACCTCAAAAGATGATTTCAATAAAAGGGAATGAAGCAAAGTTTTTATATTTAAATGCTTTTGATGATGAAATTGAAGATGATTTTGAAAGTATTTTAGGAGCGAATTTATCGGCAAAGTCAAATCAGTCAAATGATGAAAAATCATCTGTAAAAATTAAGCTTCGAATTCATAAAGATGAATATTTTTCAAAATTAGATCAGGTATTAAAACATATTCATCGAGGAGATATTTATGAAGCAAATTTTTGTCAAGAGTTTTATGCTGAAAATGTAGATATTGATCCGTATTCAATTTACAGAAATCTAAATGCGATTTCCGAACCTCCTTTTGCAACATTTTTTAAACATGAAGAGTTGTTTTTGTTATCAGCTTCTCCTGAACGTTATCTAAGGAAAGAAGGAAGCAAAATCATTTCTCAGCCTATAAAAGGAACAGCGAAAAGAATGGTAAATGCTATCGAAGACGATAAAATAGCTTTCGATTTGGCTAGAGATGAAAAAGAACGATCGGAAAATATTATGATTGTCGATTTGGTTAGAAATGATTTATCACGATTAGCTAAAAAAGGTTCAGTAAAAGTAGAAGAACTTTGTAAAGTATATCCTTTTAAACAAGTTCATCAATTAATATCGACTGTTGTTTCAGAAATTAATGAAGATGTTCACCCTGTAGATGTAATTAGAGAAACTTTTCCAATGGGAAGTATGACAGGCGCACCCAAAATTTCAGCAATGGAAATTATTGAAAAGTTAGAAGAGACAAAAAGAGGTTTGTATTCTGGAGCTTTTGGATATTTTACTCCAGAAGGTGATTTTGATTTTAATGTTGTGATACGTAGTATTTTATATAATTCTGATAAAAAATATGTATCTTATTCCGTAGGAGGAGCTATTACAGCGAAGTCAGTACCAGAAAAAGAATATGAAGAATGTCTGTTAAAGGCAAAAGCAATGAAACAAGTATTAACTCAAAACACCAACAGTAATTAA
- a CDS encoding alpha/beta hydrolase — MHSTIQFKHNETEFFGQYWKPQNYKASVIILHGLGEHSGRFSHVAEELIKHDFAVIAFDHYGHGKTKGKRGHNPGYNAVMSSIAAFIKKTEEVLGEFPMFLYGHSMGGNAVLNYMISSTNNIKGVVATSPFLKLAFEPPKWKLSLGKVIQKIAPALTLDNEVDPNFISRIPKEVKKYQDDPLVHSRVSPNFSLVFIEKGAYAIENASKLNKPALLLHGKDDKLISYLGSEEFAKNNPSISLKLYDQGYHELHNDLCKDQVIQDIITWLKTQV, encoded by the coding sequence ATGCATAGTACAATTCAATTTAAGCACAACGAAACCGAGTTTTTTGGTCAATACTGGAAACCTCAGAATTATAAAGCTTCAGTTATTATTCTTCATGGATTAGGTGAACATTCTGGAAGGTTTTCTCATGTTGCTGAAGAATTGATAAAGCATGATTTTGCTGTTATTGCTTTCGATCATTATGGTCATGGTAAAACAAAAGGGAAGAGAGGTCATAACCCTGGTTATAATGCAGTTATGAGTAGTATTGCCGCATTTATAAAAAAGACAGAAGAGGTTTTAGGGGAGTTTCCAATGTTTCTTTACGGTCATTCAATGGGAGGAAATGCAGTGTTAAACTACATGATTTCTTCTACAAACAATATAAAAGGAGTAGTTGCTACAAGTCCGTTTTTGAAATTGGCTTTTGAACCACCAAAATGGAAGTTGTCTTTAGGTAAAGTCATACAAAAGATTGCTCCAGCTTTAACTCTAGATAATGAAGTAGATCCTAATTTTATTTCTAGAATTCCTAAAGAAGTAAAAAAGTATCAAGATGATCCGTTAGTTCATTCTAGAGTAAGTCCTAATTTTTCTTTGGTTTTTATAGAGAAAGGCGCATATGCAATAGAAAATGCCTCCAAATTAAATAAGCCTGCTTTACTGCTTCATGGCAAAGACGATAAATTAATTAGTTATTTAGGAAGTGAGGAATTTGCAAAAAATAATCCAAGTATATCGCTGAAATTATACGATCAAGGTTATCATGAATTACATAATGATTTATGCAAAGATCAAGTAATTCAGGATATTATAACTTGGTTGAAAACTCAAGTGTAA
- the tilS gene encoding tRNA lysidine(34) synthetase TilS, translating into MQRSSNSGYYNLVENSSVIYLNLVLQDFKFHIEDDFPFLKETPFLIAVSGGIDSVVLCHLFHDLKYNFAIAHCNFKLRGEASDADEDFVKNLGKKLKVEVLIASFETEKYVTKEKLSIQIAARELRYNWFEKLIKERGFSHVLTAHHADDNLETFFINLTRGSGLDGLIGIPKVNKNIARPLLKFSREAIEKYALSNKIEWREDASNAEQKYLRNKIRHRLIPILKEINPNILNSFERVSQNLSESKKIVDDKVSEISEKILEIDGDLIKISVSEVLKLSNPKVYLYQLLKEYNFTEWNNVKDLLKSQTGKVVTSKTHELLRDRDFLLLNKRNLNESLKTQQEIGIGTFKIDDKTTIIIEKSLKNEATGKNSILVNKNLVTFPMIIKKWEVGDFFYPTGMKGKKKVSKFFKDHKLSKFEKERTWLLCTKENEIIWIVGYRQDRRFTASVSSKDVLKISI; encoded by the coding sequence ATGCAAAGATCAAGTAATTCAGGATATTATAACTTGGTTGAAAACTCAAGTGTAATTTATTTAAATCTAGTGCTACAAGATTTTAAATTTCATATAGAAGATGATTTTCCTTTTTTAAAAGAAACTCCTTTTTTAATAGCAGTTTCTGGAGGAATAGATAGTGTTGTTTTATGTCATTTGTTTCATGATTTAAAGTACAATTTTGCTATTGCTCACTGTAACTTTAAATTAAGAGGAGAGGCAAGTGATGCAGATGAAGACTTTGTAAAGAACTTAGGAAAGAAATTAAAAGTTGAAGTTTTAATCGCATCTTTTGAAACTGAAAAATATGTTACAAAGGAAAAATTATCAATTCAAATTGCCGCAAGGGAACTCCGTTACAATTGGTTTGAAAAATTAATTAAAGAGAGAGGTTTTTCTCATGTATTAACGGCTCATCATGCAGATGATAATTTAGAAACTTTTTTTATAAACTTAACTAGAGGTTCAGGACTTGATGGTCTCATTGGTATTCCAAAAGTGAATAAAAATATAGCAAGGCCGTTATTAAAATTTTCCAGAGAGGCGATAGAAAAATATGCATTATCAAATAAAATAGAATGGAGAGAAGATGCAAGTAATGCAGAACAAAAATATTTAAGGAACAAGATTCGTCACAGGCTAATTCCAATTTTAAAAGAGATAAATCCGAACATCTTGAACAGTTTTGAAAGAGTCTCGCAAAATTTATCAGAAAGTAAGAAGATAGTTGACGATAAAGTGAGTGAAATTTCGGAAAAAATACTTGAAATAGATGGAGATTTGATAAAAATAAGCGTTTCAGAAGTGTTAAAATTATCGAATCCTAAAGTTTATTTATACCAGTTGTTGAAAGAATATAATTTCACAGAATGGAATAATGTTAAGGACTTGTTAAAATCTCAAACAGGAAAAGTTGTTACCTCTAAAACCCATGAATTGCTTAGGGATAGAGATTTTTTATTGTTAAATAAACGCAATTTAAATGAGAGTTTAAAAACGCAGCAAGAAATAGGAATAGGCACATTCAAAATAGACGATAAAACAACGATAATTATTGAAAAATCCCTGAAAAATGAAGCAACAGGGAAAAATTCTATTTTAGTTAACAAAAATTTAGTAACTTTCCCGATGATAATTAAGAAATGGGAAGTTGGTGATTTTTTCTACCCTACAGGTATGAAAGGTAAGAAAAAAGTCAGTAAGTTTTTTAAGGACCACAAGCTATCGAAGTTCGAAAAAGAAAGAACTTGGTTACTTTGTACCAAAGAAAATGAAATCATTTGGATTGTCGGTTATCGACAAGACAGGAGATTTACTGCTTCAGTTTCTTCAAAGGATGTATTAAAAATAAGTATTTAA